Proteins encoded by one window of Mercenaria mercenaria strain notata chromosome 4, MADL_Memer_1, whole genome shotgun sequence:
- the LOC123552039 gene encoding EF-hand calcium-binding domain-containing protein 6-like isoform X7: MTSVPIQRAVSASSPVGTPGRLPNLPVIEHPMSRLGDRNDLAVRGSATYAGGRKGDLTPRGLQRSNTDVGTRNREGGANDLRKSSPDRILNWPPDHTTYRTRSHQAVELSPPFKYKEKPYEGILPEINPAAEDRGDIPDKVDKFPRVGQIPKLPPLPSISEQEEFLKGPGKPFIKSKEYNYQPRTTQELIELIREKFGTGYYGIRHLFKSNDPTGKGAVSREALQRILYTLCGYITPDQYTKLLRAMNLEGKTPIPFETFVQYFKDTEDKKNWVSALQTASLHSSETHVPEGYLRRGDMRVHDPYTSMPFSDAIFKEKCKSKHFDAHRVFPASVFETNGLILPPQLREAYATLGIYMTDDDFNKLWQRYDKEGTGALHTEHFFRLVGLDSQGRPRQTAPYTPRGAAYPKSKQRPHSEIGHTDGIDTSMELQKILKKEGVEEMPKTDRQRIEVPTAKEESDSAKEEIKPEEDTGRKIEIKKTPKASPKLDNIIDCLHYKFEESYQAMLTAFLLFDFLNDSYVSKIDFRRVLLEFGFFISPSELDHFLKKNGMRAIKGQLNYREFLNKFQSKSLNSIMARTAVDTTHPFHGEGSNGSTTLTADALEARLLDHFHGDFIKMLAHFRQCDKYNIGMATKHEFRAAIEKRLGYSMTEMQWEQLKATVGEDKDGLIPYTKFLEFFDITPGSWNFKQEGNIQVAQVPASEMPIPVQVERLKDRAKTEMIPPPPPPPDSAAGKIRSLEEDNRRKAKAIKTRIDELFKNRFHSFDKHFKAMDRRMTGRMSKWQFGALLKMCGLSLHPQELDRIWATLNVSTDGMYSYSTLIQHFINYKIPHEQKETVIFENMFNVDEAEEIWYDSSEDTKELVETARRIQRERREEQMKRDHLARQKARENNEEWKPELPTYPDKDSPRAVTASTTISHASVPSIPASRASFASVQSSRTKSLLVKIRTDVINNWEGLKSVFKYVDRNGSASIPVNEMREIMSSMQFSLDEDEKAELCKRFDSQKNGRFNYLQFMKCYAQRKNKENQPKAQIYSKFTHQLQAQLFREHRTLRRAFKKLDQGHKGYLNMKDFRKALKECNINFTNEDFYHLLTEFDQNMDGKISYELFLRTMLTV, from the exons atgacGAGTGTGCCAATTCAAAGGGCCGTATCGGCATCGAGTCCGGTTGGGACACCAGGACGGCTACCCAACTTACCGGTGATTGAACATCCAATGTCCAGATTAGGGGACAGAAATGACTTAGCAGTTAGAGGGTCTGCAACCTACGCTGGAGGTCGGAAAGGGGACCTAACTCCACGTGGTTTGCAAAGAAGCAATACTGATGTTGGAACTAGGAACAGAGAAGGTGGTGCGAATGATCTAAGAAAAAGTTCCCCGGATAGAATTCTTAACTGGCCACCAG ACCACACAACATATAGAACTAGATCACACCAAG CTGTAGAGCTGTCACCACCTTTCAAATACAAAGAGAAGCCATATGAAGGTATTTTGCCTGAGATAAATCCAGCAGCAGAAGATAGAGGAGACATACCGGACAAAGTCGACAAATTCCCAAGAGTTGGACAGATACCGAAATTACCCCCCTTGCCAAGCATATCAGAGCAAGAAG AGTTCTTGAAAGGGCCAGGAAAACCGTTCATCAAAAGCAAGGAGTACAATTATCAACCGCGGACAACACAAGAG TTGATTGAGCTAATACGGGAGAAGTTTGGCACTGGGTATTATGGCATCCgacatttgtttaaatctaatGACCCGACTGGAAAAGGAGCAGTGTCCAG AGAGGCTTTACAAAGGATATTGTACACACTGTGTGGTTACATAACACCTGACCAGTATACAAAACTACTCAGAGC AATGAATTTAGAAGGCAAAACTCCTATTCCATTTGAAACATTTGTCCAATACTTTAAGGACACTGAG GACAAAAAGAACTGGGTGAGTGCACTACAAACAGCCAGCTTGCATTCATCAGAGACCCATGTACCAGAGGGTTACCTAAGACGCGGAGATATGAGGGTTCATGATCCTTACACTTCCATGCCGTTCTCTGACGCCATATTCAAAGAAAAATGCAAATCAAA ACACTTCGATGCACATAGGGTATTTCCAGCATCAGTGTTTGAGACCAACGGTCTTATACTTCCACCACAACTACGAGAGGCCTATGCTACTTTAGGCATTTACATGACAGATGATGACTTTAATAAACTATGGCAGAG GTATGACAAGGAAGGGACCGGGGCACTTCATACAGAACATTTCTTCCGCTTAGTTGGTTTGGACTCCCAAGGGCGCCCTCGACAGACAGCACCCTACACACCGCGCGGAGCTGCATATCCAAAATCGAAACAGCGGCCTCATTCCGAAATAGGTCACACAGATGGCATTGACACGTCTATGGaacttcagaaaattttgaagaaagaagGTGTCGAGGAAATGCCCAAAACAGACAGACAAAGGATTGAAGTACCAACAGCTAAAGAGGAATCTGATTCTGCTAAAGAGGAAATAAAACCTGAGGAAGACACAGGgagaaaaattgaaataaaaaagacacCAAAAGCATCACCAAAACTTGATAATATTATAGACTGTTTACACTATAAG TTTGAAGAGTCGTATCAAGCTATGCTTACAGCTTTCCTACTGTTTGACTTCCTTAACGATAGCTATGTGTCAAAGATAGACTTTAGACGCGTTCTCCTGGAATTTGGATTTTTCATTTCACCATCTGAACTagatcattttctgaaaaa GAATGGTATGCGAGCTATTAAAGGACAACTCAATTATCGCGAGTTCTTGAATAAGTTCCAGAGTAAATCCTTAAACAGTATCATGGCACGGACTGCTGTAGACACAACACACCC ATTCCATGGAGAAGGATCAAACGGATCGACGACTTTAACGGCTGATGCTTTAGAAGCCAGACTGCTCGATCATTTCCATGGAGATTTTATTAAAATGCTCGCACACTTCAG GCAATGTGACAAGTACAATATAGGCATGGCAACTAAGCACGAGTTTCGTGCTGCCATAGAGAAAAGACTGGGATATTCCATGACAGAAATGCAATGGGAACAACTCAAAGCAACTGTTGGCGAAGATAAAGACGGTCTTATACCCTACACAAAATTCCTGGAATTCTTTGATATTAC CCCTGGTTCATGGAATTTTAAACAAGAAGGTAATATACAAGTAGCGCAGGTACCTGCGTCTGAAATGCCGATACCTGTACAAGTAGAAAGGTTAAAAGACAGAGCAAAAACAGAAATGATACCACCGCCACCTCCTCCACCTGACAGTGCTGCTGGCAAAATACGATCTCTTGAAGAA GATAATAGACGAAAGGCAAAAGCG ATAAAAACTAGAATTGACGAGCTGTTCAAAAACAGATTCCATTCATTCGACAAG cACTTCAAAGCAATGGATAGGCGGATGACTGGAAGGATGAGCAAGTGGCAATTTGGCGCTctattaaaaat GTGCGGCTTATCATTGCATCCGCAGGAACTTGACAGAATCTGGGCAACGCTGAATGTATCTACTGACGGCATGTACAGTTATAGCACACTTATACAGCATTTTATAAACTATAAAATTCCACATGAACAAAAGGAAACAGTTATATTTG AAAATATGTTTAATGTTGATGAGGCTGAGGAGATATGGTATGATTCGTCAG AAGACACCAAGGAACTTGTAGAAACTGCCCGCCGTATTCAGAGAGAGAGACGAGAAGAGCAAATGAAACGCGATCATTTGGCGCGACAGAAGGCCAGAGAAAACAATGAAGAATGGAAACCGGAACTACCAACATATCCAGACAAAGACAGTCCACGTGCAGTGACTGCATCTACCACTATATCACATGCTTCAGTTCCGAGTATTCCGGCGTCACGTGCATCGTTTGCAAGTGTACAAAGTTCCCGGACTAAGTCACTTCTAGTCAAAATACGTACTGAT GTTATCAACAACTGGGAAGGGTTAAAATCCGTGTTCAAATATGTAGACCGAAACGGCAGTGCATCTATTCCTGTGAATGAAATGCGG GAGATAATGTCAAGTATGCAGTTCAGTTTGGATGAGGACGAAAAGGCGGAGCTTTGTAAACGATTTGATTCACAGAAAAATGGAAG gtttAACTACCTTCAGTTCATGAAATGTTATGCGCAGCGTAAGAATAAAGAGAACCAGCCAAAGGCACAGATCTACAGCAAATTCACCCATCAACTCCAAGCACAG CTGTTCAGAGAACATCGCACATTAAGACGCGCATTCAAGAAGCTTGATCAGGGACATAAAGGTTATCTGAACATGAAAGACTTCCGGAAGGCACTCAAAGAATGTAATATCAACTTCACAAACGAGGATTTCTACCATCTACTCACTGAATTTGACCAAAATATGGACGGGAAGATATCTTACGAACTGTTCTTAAGGACAATGCTTACAGTTTAA
- the LOC123552039 gene encoding EF-hand calcium-binding domain-containing protein 6-like isoform X8 — protein sequence MTSVPIQRAVSASSPVGTPGRLPNLPVIEHPMSRLGDRNDLAVRGSATYAGGRKGDLTPRGLQRSNTDVGTRNREGGANDLRKSSPDRILNWPPDHTTYRTRSHQAVELSPPFKYKEKPYEGILPEINPAAEDRGDIPDKVDKFPRVGQIPKLPPLPSISEQEEFLKGPGKPFIKSKEYNYQPRTTQELIELIREKFGTGYYGIRHLFKSNDPTGKGAVSREALQRILYTLCGYITPDQYTKLLRAMNLEGKTPIPFETFVQYFKDTEDKKNWVSALQTASLHSSETHVPEGYLRRGDMRVHDPYTSMPFSDAIFKEKCKSKHFDAHRVFPASVFETNGLILPPQLREAYATLGIYMTDDDFNKLWQRYDKEGTGALHTEHFFRLVGLDSQGRPRQTAPYTPRGAAYPKSKQRPHSEIGHTDGIDTSMELQKILKKEGVEEMPKTDRQRIEVPTAKEESDSAKEEIKPEEDTGRKIEIKKTPKASPKLDNIIDCLHYKFEESYQAMLTAFLLFDFLNDSYVSKIDFRRVLLEFGFFISPSELDHFLKKNGMRAIKGQLNYREFLNKFQSKSLNSIMARTAVDTTHPFHGEGSNGSTTLTADALEARLLDHFHGDFIKMLAHFRQCDKYNIGMATKHEFRAAIEKRLGYSMTEMQWEQLKATVGEDKDGLIPYTKFLEFFDITPGSWNFKQEGNIQVAQVPASEMPIPVQVERLKDRAKTEMIPPPPPPPDSAAGKIRSLEEIKTRIDELFKNRFHSFDKHFKAMDRRMTGRMSKWQFGALLKMCGLSLHPQELDRIWATLNVSTDGMYSYSTLIQHFINYKIPHEQKETVIFEDTKELVETARRIQRERREEQMKRDHLARQKARENNEEWKPELPTYPDKDSPRAVTASTTISHASVPSIPASRASFASVQSSRTKSLLVKIRTDVINNWEGLKSVFKYVDRNGSASIPVNEMREIMSSMQFSLDEDEKAELCKRFDSQKNGRFNYLQFMKCYAQRKNKENQPKAQIYSKFTHQLQAQTLIKGKHRRPTVQQVIEMMCEKLFREHRTLRRAFKKLDQGHKGYLNMKDFRKALKECNINFTNEDFYHLLTEFDQNMDGKISYELFLRTMLTV from the exons atgacGAGTGTGCCAATTCAAAGGGCCGTATCGGCATCGAGTCCGGTTGGGACACCAGGACGGCTACCCAACTTACCGGTGATTGAACATCCAATGTCCAGATTAGGGGACAGAAATGACTTAGCAGTTAGAGGGTCTGCAACCTACGCTGGAGGTCGGAAAGGGGACCTAACTCCACGTGGTTTGCAAAGAAGCAATACTGATGTTGGAACTAGGAACAGAGAAGGTGGTGCGAATGATCTAAGAAAAAGTTCCCCGGATAGAATTCTTAACTGGCCACCAG ACCACACAACATATAGAACTAGATCACACCAAG CTGTAGAGCTGTCACCACCTTTCAAATACAAAGAGAAGCCATATGAAGGTATTTTGCCTGAGATAAATCCAGCAGCAGAAGATAGAGGAGACATACCGGACAAAGTCGACAAATTCCCAAGAGTTGGACAGATACCGAAATTACCCCCCTTGCCAAGCATATCAGAGCAAGAAG AGTTCTTGAAAGGGCCAGGAAAACCGTTCATCAAAAGCAAGGAGTACAATTATCAACCGCGGACAACACAAGAG TTGATTGAGCTAATACGGGAGAAGTTTGGCACTGGGTATTATGGCATCCgacatttgtttaaatctaatGACCCGACTGGAAAAGGAGCAGTGTCCAG AGAGGCTTTACAAAGGATATTGTACACACTGTGTGGTTACATAACACCTGACCAGTATACAAAACTACTCAGAGC AATGAATTTAGAAGGCAAAACTCCTATTCCATTTGAAACATTTGTCCAATACTTTAAGGACACTGAG GACAAAAAGAACTGGGTGAGTGCACTACAAACAGCCAGCTTGCATTCATCAGAGACCCATGTACCAGAGGGTTACCTAAGACGCGGAGATATGAGGGTTCATGATCCTTACACTTCCATGCCGTTCTCTGACGCCATATTCAAAGAAAAATGCAAATCAAA ACACTTCGATGCACATAGGGTATTTCCAGCATCAGTGTTTGAGACCAACGGTCTTATACTTCCACCACAACTACGAGAGGCCTATGCTACTTTAGGCATTTACATGACAGATGATGACTTTAATAAACTATGGCAGAG GTATGACAAGGAAGGGACCGGGGCACTTCATACAGAACATTTCTTCCGCTTAGTTGGTTTGGACTCCCAAGGGCGCCCTCGACAGACAGCACCCTACACACCGCGCGGAGCTGCATATCCAAAATCGAAACAGCGGCCTCATTCCGAAATAGGTCACACAGATGGCATTGACACGTCTATGGaacttcagaaaattttgaagaaagaagGTGTCGAGGAAATGCCCAAAACAGACAGACAAAGGATTGAAGTACCAACAGCTAAAGAGGAATCTGATTCTGCTAAAGAGGAAATAAAACCTGAGGAAGACACAGGgagaaaaattgaaataaaaaagacacCAAAAGCATCACCAAAACTTGATAATATTATAGACTGTTTACACTATAAG TTTGAAGAGTCGTATCAAGCTATGCTTACAGCTTTCCTACTGTTTGACTTCCTTAACGATAGCTATGTGTCAAAGATAGACTTTAGACGCGTTCTCCTGGAATTTGGATTTTTCATTTCACCATCTGAACTagatcattttctgaaaaa GAATGGTATGCGAGCTATTAAAGGACAACTCAATTATCGCGAGTTCTTGAATAAGTTCCAGAGTAAATCCTTAAACAGTATCATGGCACGGACTGCTGTAGACACAACACACCC ATTCCATGGAGAAGGATCAAACGGATCGACGACTTTAACGGCTGATGCTTTAGAAGCCAGACTGCTCGATCATTTCCATGGAGATTTTATTAAAATGCTCGCACACTTCAG GCAATGTGACAAGTACAATATAGGCATGGCAACTAAGCACGAGTTTCGTGCTGCCATAGAGAAAAGACTGGGATATTCCATGACAGAAATGCAATGGGAACAACTCAAAGCAACTGTTGGCGAAGATAAAGACGGTCTTATACCCTACACAAAATTCCTGGAATTCTTTGATATTAC CCCTGGTTCATGGAATTTTAAACAAGAAGGTAATATACAAGTAGCGCAGGTACCTGCGTCTGAAATGCCGATACCTGTACAAGTAGAAAGGTTAAAAGACAGAGCAAAAACAGAAATGATACCACCGCCACCTCCTCCACCTGACAGTGCTGCTGGCAAAATACGATCTCTTGAAGAA ATAAAAACTAGAATTGACGAGCTGTTCAAAAACAGATTCCATTCATTCGACAAG cACTTCAAAGCAATGGATAGGCGGATGACTGGAAGGATGAGCAAGTGGCAATTTGGCGCTctattaaaaat GTGCGGCTTATCATTGCATCCGCAGGAACTTGACAGAATCTGGGCAACGCTGAATGTATCTACTGACGGCATGTACAGTTATAGCACACTTATACAGCATTTTATAAACTATAAAATTCCACATGAACAAAAGGAAACAGTTATATTTG AAGACACCAAGGAACTTGTAGAAACTGCCCGCCGTATTCAGAGAGAGAGACGAGAAGAGCAAATGAAACGCGATCATTTGGCGCGACAGAAGGCCAGAGAAAACAATGAAGAATGGAAACCGGAACTACCAACATATCCAGACAAAGACAGTCCACGTGCAGTGACTGCATCTACCACTATATCACATGCTTCAGTTCCGAGTATTCCGGCGTCACGTGCATCGTTTGCAAGTGTACAAAGTTCCCGGACTAAGTCACTTCTAGTCAAAATACGTACTGAT GTTATCAACAACTGGGAAGGGTTAAAATCCGTGTTCAAATATGTAGACCGAAACGGCAGTGCATCTATTCCTGTGAATGAAATGCGG GAGATAATGTCAAGTATGCAGTTCAGTTTGGATGAGGACGAAAAGGCGGAGCTTTGTAAACGATTTGATTCACAGAAAAATGGAAG gtttAACTACCTTCAGTTCATGAAATGTTATGCGCAGCGTAAGAATAAAGAGAACCAGCCAAAGGCACAGATCTACAGCAAATTCACCCATCAACTCCAAGCACAG ACATTAATCAAGGGCAAACACAGGAGGCCGACTGTTCAACAAGTTATTGAAATGATGTGTGAGAAG CTGTTCAGAGAACATCGCACATTAAGACGCGCATTCAAGAAGCTTGATCAGGGACATAAAGGTTATCTGAACATGAAAGACTTCCGGAAGGCACTCAAAGAATGTAATATCAACTTCACAAACGAGGATTTCTACCATCTACTCACTGAATTTGACCAAAATATGGACGGGAAGATATCTTACGAACTGTTCTTAAGGACAATGCTTACAGTTTAA
- the LOC123552039 gene encoding EF-hand calcium-binding domain-containing protein 6-like isoform X11 → MTSVPIQRAVSASSPVGTPGRLPNLPVIEHPMSRLGDRNDLAVRGSATYAGGRKGDLTPRGLQRSNTDVGTRNREGGANDLRKSSPDRILNWPPEFLKGPGKPFIKSKEYNYQPRTTQELIELIREKFGTGYYGIRHLFKSNDPTGKGAVSREALQRILYTLCGYITPDQYTKLLRAMNLEGKTPIPFETFVQYFKDTEDKKNWVSALQTASLHSSETHVPEGYLRRGDMRVHDPYTSMPFSDAIFKEKCKSKHFDAHRVFPASVFETNGLILPPQLREAYATLGIYMTDDDFNKLWQRYDKEGTGALHTEHFFRLVGLDSQGRPRQTAPYTPRGAAYPKSKQRPHSEIGHTDGIDTSMELQKILKKEGVEEMPKTDRQRIEVPTAKEESDSAKEEIKPEEDTGRKIEIKKTPKASPKLDNIIDCLHYKFEESYQAMLTAFLLFDFLNDSYVSKIDFRRVLLEFGFFISPSELDHFLKKNGMRAIKGQLNYREFLNKFQSKSLNSIMARTAVDTTHPFHGEGSNGSTTLTADALEARLLDHFHGDFIKMLAHFRQCDKYNIGMATKHEFRAAIEKRLGYSMTEMQWEQLKATVGEDKDGLIPYTKFLEFFDITPGSWNFKQEGNIQVAQVPASEMPIPVQVERLKDRAKTEMIPPPPPPPDSAAGKIRSLEEDNRRKAKAIKTRIDELFKNRFHSFDKHFKAMDRRMTGRMSKWQFGALLKMCGLSLHPQELDRIWATLNVSTDGMYSYSTLIQHFINYKIPHEQKETVIFENMFNVDEAEEIWYDSSEDTKELVETARRIQRERREEQMKRDHLARQKARENNEEWKPELPTYPDKDSPRAVTASTTISHASVPSIPASRASFASVQSSRTKSLLVKIRTDVINNWEGLKSVFKYVDRNGSASIPVNEMREIMSSMQFSLDEDEKAELCKRFDSQKNGRFNYLQFMKCYAQRKNKENQPKAQIYSKFTHQLQAQTLIKGKHRRPTVQQVIEMMCEKLFREHRTLRRAFKKLDQGHKGYLNMKDFRKALKECNINFTNEDFYHLLTEFDQNMDGKISYELFLRTMLTV, encoded by the exons atgacGAGTGTGCCAATTCAAAGGGCCGTATCGGCATCGAGTCCGGTTGGGACACCAGGACGGCTACCCAACTTACCGGTGATTGAACATCCAATGTCCAGATTAGGGGACAGAAATGACTTAGCAGTTAGAGGGTCTGCAACCTACGCTGGAGGTCGGAAAGGGGACCTAACTCCACGTGGTTTGCAAAGAAGCAATACTGATGTTGGAACTAGGAACAGAGAAGGTGGTGCGAATGATCTAAGAAAAAGTTCCCCGGATAGAATTCTTAACTGGCCACCAG AGTTCTTGAAAGGGCCAGGAAAACCGTTCATCAAAAGCAAGGAGTACAATTATCAACCGCGGACAACACAAGAG TTGATTGAGCTAATACGGGAGAAGTTTGGCACTGGGTATTATGGCATCCgacatttgtttaaatctaatGACCCGACTGGAAAAGGAGCAGTGTCCAG AGAGGCTTTACAAAGGATATTGTACACACTGTGTGGTTACATAACACCTGACCAGTATACAAAACTACTCAGAGC AATGAATTTAGAAGGCAAAACTCCTATTCCATTTGAAACATTTGTCCAATACTTTAAGGACACTGAG GACAAAAAGAACTGGGTGAGTGCACTACAAACAGCCAGCTTGCATTCATCAGAGACCCATGTACCAGAGGGTTACCTAAGACGCGGAGATATGAGGGTTCATGATCCTTACACTTCCATGCCGTTCTCTGACGCCATATTCAAAGAAAAATGCAAATCAAA ACACTTCGATGCACATAGGGTATTTCCAGCATCAGTGTTTGAGACCAACGGTCTTATACTTCCACCACAACTACGAGAGGCCTATGCTACTTTAGGCATTTACATGACAGATGATGACTTTAATAAACTATGGCAGAG GTATGACAAGGAAGGGACCGGGGCACTTCATACAGAACATTTCTTCCGCTTAGTTGGTTTGGACTCCCAAGGGCGCCCTCGACAGACAGCACCCTACACACCGCGCGGAGCTGCATATCCAAAATCGAAACAGCGGCCTCATTCCGAAATAGGTCACACAGATGGCATTGACACGTCTATGGaacttcagaaaattttgaagaaagaagGTGTCGAGGAAATGCCCAAAACAGACAGACAAAGGATTGAAGTACCAACAGCTAAAGAGGAATCTGATTCTGCTAAAGAGGAAATAAAACCTGAGGAAGACACAGGgagaaaaattgaaataaaaaagacacCAAAAGCATCACCAAAACTTGATAATATTATAGACTGTTTACACTATAAG TTTGAAGAGTCGTATCAAGCTATGCTTACAGCTTTCCTACTGTTTGACTTCCTTAACGATAGCTATGTGTCAAAGATAGACTTTAGACGCGTTCTCCTGGAATTTGGATTTTTCATTTCACCATCTGAACTagatcattttctgaaaaa GAATGGTATGCGAGCTATTAAAGGACAACTCAATTATCGCGAGTTCTTGAATAAGTTCCAGAGTAAATCCTTAAACAGTATCATGGCACGGACTGCTGTAGACACAACACACCC ATTCCATGGAGAAGGATCAAACGGATCGACGACTTTAACGGCTGATGCTTTAGAAGCCAGACTGCTCGATCATTTCCATGGAGATTTTATTAAAATGCTCGCACACTTCAG GCAATGTGACAAGTACAATATAGGCATGGCAACTAAGCACGAGTTTCGTGCTGCCATAGAGAAAAGACTGGGATATTCCATGACAGAAATGCAATGGGAACAACTCAAAGCAACTGTTGGCGAAGATAAAGACGGTCTTATACCCTACACAAAATTCCTGGAATTCTTTGATATTAC CCCTGGTTCATGGAATTTTAAACAAGAAGGTAATATACAAGTAGCGCAGGTACCTGCGTCTGAAATGCCGATACCTGTACAAGTAGAAAGGTTAAAAGACAGAGCAAAAACAGAAATGATACCACCGCCACCTCCTCCACCTGACAGTGCTGCTGGCAAAATACGATCTCTTGAAGAA GATAATAGACGAAAGGCAAAAGCG ATAAAAACTAGAATTGACGAGCTGTTCAAAAACAGATTCCATTCATTCGACAAG cACTTCAAAGCAATGGATAGGCGGATGACTGGAAGGATGAGCAAGTGGCAATTTGGCGCTctattaaaaat GTGCGGCTTATCATTGCATCCGCAGGAACTTGACAGAATCTGGGCAACGCTGAATGTATCTACTGACGGCATGTACAGTTATAGCACACTTATACAGCATTTTATAAACTATAAAATTCCACATGAACAAAAGGAAACAGTTATATTTG AAAATATGTTTAATGTTGATGAGGCTGAGGAGATATGGTATGATTCGTCAG AAGACACCAAGGAACTTGTAGAAACTGCCCGCCGTATTCAGAGAGAGAGACGAGAAGAGCAAATGAAACGCGATCATTTGGCGCGACAGAAGGCCAGAGAAAACAATGAAGAATGGAAACCGGAACTACCAACATATCCAGACAAAGACAGTCCACGTGCAGTGACTGCATCTACCACTATATCACATGCTTCAGTTCCGAGTATTCCGGCGTCACGTGCATCGTTTGCAAGTGTACAAAGTTCCCGGACTAAGTCACTTCTAGTCAAAATACGTACTGAT GTTATCAACAACTGGGAAGGGTTAAAATCCGTGTTCAAATATGTAGACCGAAACGGCAGTGCATCTATTCCTGTGAATGAAATGCGG GAGATAATGTCAAGTATGCAGTTCAGTTTGGATGAGGACGAAAAGGCGGAGCTTTGTAAACGATTTGATTCACAGAAAAATGGAAG gtttAACTACCTTCAGTTCATGAAATGTTATGCGCAGCGTAAGAATAAAGAGAACCAGCCAAAGGCACAGATCTACAGCAAATTCACCCATCAACTCCAAGCACAG ACATTAATCAAGGGCAAACACAGGAGGCCGACTGTTCAACAAGTTATTGAAATGATGTGTGAGAAG CTGTTCAGAGAACATCGCACATTAAGACGCGCATTCAAGAAGCTTGATCAGGGACATAAAGGTTATCTGAACATGAAAGACTTCCGGAAGGCACTCAAAGAATGTAATATCAACTTCACAAACGAGGATTTCTACCATCTACTCACTGAATTTGACCAAAATATGGACGGGAAGATATCTTACGAACTGTTCTTAAGGACAATGCTTACAGTTTAA